GCAGCACTTGAAAATGATGCTGATGGCCCGGTGCATGGGCAGCAGTTTGTCGATCCGGCAGTTATCCTCAAGCGTGAAGCCTTCGACATACTCCATGGCCAGGTAGGCATAATCCTTTTCGACCACGGCTTCGTAGACACGAACGATATTGGGGTGGTTGAGTCGTTTGGACACCATCCCCTCGTTCTGGAACAGTTTGCGCATACGACGCGACATGGCGGCACTGTCGTGACCGAAGCTGATGACCTTGACCGCTACCTGGCGACCGGCATCCGGATCGTCGCAGAGATAGACGGTCGCCGTAGCGCCTTTGCCCAGCTCGCGAATCACCCGGTATTTGCCAATCTTCTCCATTCAGGATGTCCCCCATGCATTTATGGAATTATCGTAGCACGCAGGCTGCGCCTCGGTGTCAATTTTGCCAGTTAAAAATAATTGACCTTCCCCCTTGAAACGGCTCGCACCGCCCCCAGATAAAGCTGCAGAATTTTGGGAGATAACGCATGAGCAATACCGAAAACCCTCAGGAAACCCTGCCTGCCAGCGAAACGCCGGTTGACCCGGGCGTTGAAGCAGCGACCGCACCGGCCGCCGAAGACCATACGGACAAGCTGCCGAGCATCGAAGAGCAATTCCGCGAGCTTGAGTTGCAGGCCGCCGAACATCACGACGCCTGGCTGCGCGCCAAGGCCGAGGGTGAAAATATCCGCCGCCGCGCCCAGGAAGATATTTCCAAGGCACACAAGTTTGCCGTCGAACGCTTTGCCGGCGAGTTGCTGGCCGTCAAGGACAGCCTCGAAGCTGCCCTGGCCGTGCCGGAACAGACCGTTGAAAGCTTCAAATCCGGCGTCGAACTGACGCTCAAGCAGCTCGTTGCCGCCTTTGAAAAAAACGCCCTCAACGAAGTCAGCCCGGCCGGCGAGAAATTCGACCCGCACAAGCACCAGGCCATCGGCATGGTCGATTCCGAACAGGAGCCGAACACCGTTGTCACCGTGCTGCAAAAAGGCTACACCATCGCCGATCGCGTCCTGCGTCCGGCTCTGGTCATGGTTGCCAAGGGCAAATAAACCTTTCAATTTTGGGCGTTTTTTCCGGTTGACCGTAACAAGTCCCTTGAAAACGGTTTGAGCGCCCCCAATTCACGAACATCAGTCAATTATCTTTAAGGAACGAATCATGGGCAAGATCATCGGTATCGACCTCGGCACGACCAACAGCTGCGTCGCCATCATGGAAGGCGGCCAGCCGAAGGTTATCGAAAACGCAGAAGGCGCGCGCACCACGCCGTCCATCATTGGCTACACCGAAGATGGCGAGATCCTCTGCGGTGCCCCGGCCAAGCGCCAGGCCGTGACCAACCCGAAGAACACGCTGTACGCGGTCAAGCGTCTGATAGGCCGCCGCTTCGAAGAGAAGGAAGTGCAGAAGGACATCTCCCTGATGCCTTTCAAGATCGTCAAGGCCGACAACGGCGACGCCTGGGTTGAAGCGCGCGACAAGAAAATCGCCCCGCCGCAGGTTTCTGCCGAAGTGCTGCGCAAGATGAAAAAGACGGCTGAAGACTACCTCGGCGAAGAAGTCACCGAAGCCGTCATCACCGTGCCGGCCTACTTCAACGACAGCCAGCGCCAGGCAACCAAGGACGCCGGCCGCATCGCTGGTCTCGAAGTCAAGCGCATCATCAACGAACCGACCGCTGCCGCCCTCGCCTTCGGCATGGACAAGACCAGCAAGAACGACCGCAAGATTGCCGTTTATGACCTCGGCGGCGGCACGTTCGATATCTCGATCATTGAAATCGCCAATGTCGACGGCGAAACCCAGTTTGAAGTGCTCGCCACCAACGGCGATACCTTCCTCGGCGGCGAAGACTTCGACCAGCGCCTGATCGACTACATCATCGACGAATTCAAGAAGGAATCCGGCGTCAACCTGAAGGCCGACGTCCTCGCCCTGCAGCGCCTCAAGGAAGCCGCCGAAAAGGCCAAGATCGAACTGTCCTCGAGCCAGCAGACCGAAATCAACCTGCCCTACATCACCGCTGACGCCTCCGGTCCGAAGCACCTGGCCCTCAAGGTCACCCGCGCCAAGTTCGAATCGCTGGTTGATGAACTGGTCGAGCGCACCGTCGCGCCCTGCGTCATGGCCCTCAAGGATGCCGGCTGCAAGATCACCGACATCGACGACATCATCCTCGTCGGCGGCCAGTCGCGCATGCCCAAGGTGCAAGAGAAAGTTAAGGAAATCTTCGGCAAGGAACCGCGCAAGGACGTGAACCCGGACGAAGCCGTCGCTGTCGGCGCAGCCATCCAGGGTGGCGTGCTGCAAGGCGAAGTCAAGGACGTGCTGCTCCTCGACGTCACCCCGCTCTCCCTCGGTATCGAAACCCTGGGCGGCATCATGACCAAGCTGATCCAGAAGAACACGACGATCCCGACCAAGGCCTCGCAAGTCTTCTCGACCGCCGATGACAGCCAGTCCGCCGTCACCATCCATGTCCTCCAGGGCGAGCGTGAAGTTGCTTCCGGCAACAAGAGCCTCGGCCAGTTCAATCTGGAAGGCATCCCGCCGGCCCCGCGTGGCACGCCGCAGATCGAAGTCATTTTCGACATCGACGCCAACGGCATCATGCACGTAACCGCCAAGGACAAGGCCACCGGCAAGGAAAACAAGATCACCATCAAGGCCAACTCGGGTCTGTCCGAAGAAGAAATCCAGGCCATGGTCAAGGATGCCGAACTGCATGCCGAAGATGACAAGAAGGCGCACGAACTGGCTGATGCCCGCAACCAGGCCGATGGCATGGTGCACATGGTCAAGAAGTCGCTGACCGAGTACGGTGACAAACTCGACGCCGGCGAAAAGGAAGCCATCGAAGCCGCCATCAAGGGCGTTGAAGATGTTCTGCGCGACGGCGACAAGGAAACCATCACCGCCAAGACCGAAGCCCTCTCGGCAGCCGCCCAGAAACTCGGCGAAAAGATGTACGCCCAGCAACAGGCTGAAGGCGCTGCCGCTGGTGCGACTGGCCAGCAACAGGCGGCCGGTGGCGAGAAGACCGTCGAAGGCGATGTCGTTGATGCCGAATTCACCGAAGTGAACAAGGACAAGAAGTAAGTCCTGACGCAAGAGCCCGGCGCCGAGCCTTCCGGAAACATCCGGCGGCGCTCGGTGCCTTTGTCACTTGACGGGTAGAAGAAATGTCAAAACGCGATTTTTACGAGATTCTCGGCGTCAACCGCGATGCCAGCGATGAAGAAATAAAGAAGGCCTACCGCAAGCTGGCCATGAAGCATCACCCCGACCGCAACCCGGACAATCCGGCGGCGGAGGAGAAGTTCAAGGAAGCCAAGGAAGCCTACGAAATCCTGTCGGATGGCCAGAAACGCTCGGCCTATGACCAGTTCGGCCACGCCGGCATTGACCAGCAGGCAGGCATGGGTGGCGGTGGCGGCGGTGGTTTCGCCGATGCCTTTGGCGGCATCTTCGACGAAATTTTTGGCGGCCGGGGTGGCGGTGGTGGCGGTCGCTCCAACATCTACCGCGGCGCAGATCTCCGCTACAACCTCGAAATCACCCTGGAACAGGCCGCCCACGGCACGGAAACCAAGATCCGCATTCCGACCATGGAAGTCTGCGAGCCCTGCCACGGCAGCGGCGCCAAGGCCGGCACCCAGCCCAAGACCTGCCCGACCTGCGGCGGTTCCGGCCAGGTTCGCCTGCAGCAAGGCTTCTTCTCCATTCAGCAGACCTGTCACAAATGCCACGGCACCGGCCGCTTCATCGCCGAACCGTGCAAGAGCTGTGATGGCGCCGGCCGCATCAAGCAACACAAGACCCTCGCCGTCAAGATTCCGGCCGGGGTGGACGAAGGCGATCGCATCAGGCTGTCCGGCGAGGGAGAGCATGGCGTCAATGGCGGCCCGCCGGGAGATCTGTATGTTCAGATCCACCTCAAGCCTCATGCCGTGTTCACCCGCGACCACAATGACCTCCATTGCGAAATGCCGATCTCGTTCACCGCGGCAGCCCTCGGCGGCGAAATCGAAATCCCGACACTGGATGGCGCTGCGGCCATCAAGATTCCAGCCGAAACCCAGTCCGGCCGCGTCTTCCGCCTGCGCGGCAAGGGCATCAAGGGGGTACGCAGCCACACCCACGGCGACCTGATGTGCCACGTCGTCGTCGAAACACCGGTCAACCTTACCGAACGCCAGAAGGAATTGCTGCGCGAACTCGAAGAATCGAGCCGCGACAACAGCGCCAAGCACAATCCGCGCTCCAAGTCGTGGATGGACAAGGTCAAGGATTTTTTCGCTGAATAATGCTTGACGCTGCAGCGCAGGCGCGCTCGCATCGCAAGTTAAGGTACGTAGTACCGGCCGAAGCTACAAGGTCAAGGACTTCTTTGCGGAATAACGCTTAGCACGTCTGTAGGCACAACCCCGAGGGGCCGGAAACAATACCGGTCCCTCGGGGTTTTCTTTTTCCTGCATTTATTTGACCCCGGCAGGCAATCGGAATAAATCACCATAGCCTGAATCACCCCGTTCCCGGTAATATCCCCGGCTGTTAGAATAATCCGATCAAATATACGGGGGGAGACAAACGATGCAAGTCCTCAAGCGACTGGCCACCATTGGCGCCATTGCCTTTTCCACGCTGTGCTGGGCAGAAAACGGCGTCACCGACACGACGATCACCCTCGGCATGTCGGGCCCTCTCTCGGGTCCGAACGGTGCCTATGGCCAGGATATGCGTCATACCATCGGGGCCTATTTCGAGCAGATCAACAAGAGCGGCGGCATAAACGGCCGCAAGCTCGAACTGATCGCGCTTGATGACGGTTATGAAACCGAACGCACCGTTGCCAATACCAAGACCCTGATCAAGGAGAAGAACGTCTTCGCCCTGCTCGGCTATTACGGCTCCAGCCCGACCACCGAAGCCATGAACACTGTCTTCGGTCCGGCCCGGGTACCTCTGGTCGGCACCATTTCCGGCGCAGCGACGCTGCGCGAACCGAGCACCAGCAACGCCAACACGCGCTATATGTTCAACGTCCGGGCCAGCTATGCCGACGAAGCCGAAGTCATCGTCAACCAGATGCTCTCCCTTGGCCTGAAAAACATCGCCGTGCTCTACCAGAATGATGGTTTCGGCAAGTCCGGCCTGGAAGGTGTGACCAGCGCGCTCAAGAAATACAACCTCGCGCCATCCGCTGTCGGCACCGTCGAACGCAACTCGCTTGATGTCACTGCTGCCGTCGACGCCATTGCCAAGGCATCACCGCAGGCCGTGGTCATGGTCACCCTCTACAAACCGACCGCCGCCTTCGTCAAGGCCATGAAAAAAATCGGCCAGCACCCGATGCTGATGACCCTGTCGCCGGTCGGTGCCGAGCTGCTGGTCCAGGAACTCGGCGCAGACGCCCGCGGTATCGGTGTGTCACAGGTTGTTCCCTACCCCTGGAATAACGTCGTGCCGGTCGTTCGCGAATATCAGAAGCTCTCCGACAAGGGCGTCTTCTCCTACTACGGCACGGAAGGCTACATCATTGCCCGGACCATGGTCGAAGGCCTGAAACGCGCTGGCAAGGATCTCACCCGTGAAAAGCTGGTGACGGCGCTGGAAACCATGAACGGCACCGATCTTGGCGGCTACCGGATCAACTATGGGCCGAATACACGCCTTGGTTCGCGTTTTGTCGAATTGACGGTGATCGGCCAGGGCGGGAAGATTCTCAAGTAATACCGACTTTCAGCCAAAAAAACGGCCCGTTTTCGGGCCGTTTTTATTTGAAGACGGAGCGAAAGTCAGGCCCGCCGCCAGCTCGTCCCCTGGGGACTGTCATCGAGCGCAATGCCCGCCGCCTTCAGCGCATCCCGAATCCGGTCGGACTCGGCAAAGTTCTTCGCCTTCTTGGCCGCGGCCCGATCAGCAATCATCTGCTCGATAGCCGCTTCATCAAGACCACCAGCCGCACCGCCACCCTGCAGGTAAGCCATCGGCTCGCGCTCGAGCAGGCCGATCACGCCGCCCAGTGCCTTCAGCAAGCCGGACAGTTCTCCACTCTTCTGCCGATTGGCTTCAGCCGCCAGTTCGAAGAGCACCGAGATGGCGCCATGCGAATCGAAGTCTTCATTCAGCGACGCGGCAAAACGGGCAGCAAAATCATTGCTCCAATCGATCTCAACCGAGGCAGGCGGCACGTCGCGCAAGGCAAAATACAGGCTGTCGAGGCTGCGTTTCGCGTCGTCGAGGTGGGCGTCGGAATAATTCAGCGGGCTACGGTAATGGGCGCGCAGAATAAAGAAACGCACAACTTCAGCATCAAACTGCTCGAGCACGGTGCGGATAGTGAAAAAATTACCCAGCGACTTCGACATCTTCTCGTTGTCGACGCGAACGAAACCGTTGTGCATCCAGTAATTGACGAAGGAGCACTGATGCGCGCCCTCGGACTGGGCGATCTCGTTTTCGTGATGGGGAAACTGCAAGTCCTGGCCACCACCGTGGATGTCGAAATGCTGACCGAGAAGTTTTGAACTCATGGCCGAACATTCGATGTGCCAGCCCGGACGCCCGTCGCCCCACGGCGACTCCCAGGCCGGCTCGCCCGGCTTGGCATGTTTCCAGAGGACGAAATCGAGCGGATCCTGCTTGGCCGAATCAACCTCGACACGCTCTCCGGCCCGCAGATCGTCGAGCGATTTGCCGGACAGCTTGCCGTAGCCGGGGAACTTGCGCACCGCGTAATTTACATCGCCGTCTGCCGCCAGGTAAGCGAGGCCGGTGGCCTCGAGCTGGCCGATCAGATCGAGCATTTCCGGCACGTACTCGGTTGCCCGCGGCTCGAAGTCCGGCCGCTGGACACCCAGCGCATCGGCATCTTCGTGCATGTAGGCAATGAAACGATCGGTCAGCTGGAGGATGGTCTCGCCATTCTCGGCAGCCCGCCGAATGATCTTGTCGTCAATATCGGTAATGTTGCGGACGTAGGTGACGTCGTAACCGCTGGCCTTCAGCCAGCGATAAACCATGTCAAACACCACCATGACTCTGGCATGACCGAGGTGGCAGTAGTCATAAACCGTCATGCCACAGACATACATGCGAACCTTGTTCGCTTCGATCGGAGTGAATACCTGCTTTTCGCGCTTGAGGGAGTTGTAGATCTTGAGCATGCCGGGAGGGAAAGGGGCTAGGCCGGCTTGCTATTCCCTATGGAATAGCCGGCGTTTTTGGTAGAATCAGAGGATTGTATAACCTCGAAAAGTATAGCATAGCGATGACCTCAATTTCCCTGCTCCAGCCCCGTTTTAAGCAGCTCAAGACGTTGCGTGCACTGGCAATCGGCCTGGCCATCGGCTTTGCAGCGCCGTCCTTTGCCGACAATCTCCCGGAAGTCCAGCGCCTGATCAAGCAGGGTCAGTATCCGCAGGCCCTCGACAAGGTCGATGCCTATCTGAGCAGCCGTCCCAAGGATGCCCAGGGCCGCTTCCTGAAGGGCCTGATCTATACCGAGATGAACAAGCCGGCCGAAGCCATCAGCGTGTTCACCAAACTGTCTGAAGACTACCCGGAACTGCCCGAGCCCTATAACAACCTGGCCGTGCTCTACGCCCAGCAAAAGCAGTATGACAAGGCGCGTACAGCCCTCGAAATGGCCATCCGGACACATCCGTCCTACGCCATCGCCTACGAAAATCTCGGCGATGTGTACGCCAAACTGGCCAGCCAGGCCTACGACAAGGCCCTGCAACTGGACAACGCCAATTCGGCAACACAGAACAAGCTGGCCCTGATCCGCGACCTGATCACCACCTCCGGCAAGGGCAACGTCAAGCCGACGCCCGCACCTGTCGCCGCCACGGCCCCGGCCGTGACTAGCACGCCACCAGCGGCGGCCGCCAGCAAGCCGGCCGCCCCGGCCGCAGCCCCGAGCGCCTCCATCGTTACCGCCACGCCGGGCGCCGCAGCCTCCACGCCGGTCGCCAAGCCGGTCGCCGCAGCCCCGACCCCGGCGGTTACCACCCCGACCCTTGCCGTGGCCCCGGCACCGGCTCCGACGCCAGCCCCCACCCCGGCACCGGCCAAGGCCAGCGCCGGCAACGACGAGGTCGTCAAGGCCATGACCGCCTGGGCTGACGCCTGGTCGCGCAAGGACATGAAAGCCTACCTGGGCGCCTATGCCCGCGATTTTGACACCCCCAAGGGCATGAGCCGCAAGGCCTGGGAACAGGAACGCGAGCAACGTATTGCCGGCAAGGGTGGCAAGATTTCAGTCTCTTTCGATACACCGAAGATCTCGATCAACGGTGATCAGGCTACCGCCAAGTTCCGCCAGCATTACAAGGCCACCGGCCTGAGCACGTCGACAACGAAGACCCTGGTGCTCGTTCGCGCCGGTAGCAAGTGGCTGATCAAGGAAGAAAACGCCCGGTGAAATTTGGCCGCAAATTAGCCCTGTCCGGACTGGCGGTAGCGCTCGCCGCCGGTGCGGCAGTCCGGCTGAAAGACCAGTCAGCCAGCACCCCGGTCACCATCAACGAACTCTCGGCGATCGCCCTGACCCGGCCAGCCCCGGCCGCACCGGCCGCACCGACCAGGGACGCGGGGCTGCCGCTGGTCGTTTCCGACTCCGGTCCGGAAGAGACACTGACCCGCATTTTTGCCGAAATCGAAGGCAATCGCCTGAGCAATGCCCTGCAACTGACGGAAAACCTGCTGCGCCAGCATCCGAACTACCGTCTGGCTCACCTGATCAGGGGCGACCTGCTGCTCGCCCGGACCCAGCCGATCCAGACTTTCGGGGCGCTCAGTGGCGCGCCGGCCGACAAGGTCGCCGACCTGCGCGCCGAGGCCATCGCCCGTCTCACGGCCTATCGCGAGAAGCCGCCGGCTGATTTCGTACCGCGCTACCTGCTGCAGATGCAGCCCGACCAGCGCTTCGCCATCGTCGTCGACACCAAACGTTCGCGCCTCTACCTCTACGAAAACGACATCAAAAATGGCGGCCAGCCGCGCTTTGTCGCCGACTACTACGTCACACAGGGCAAACTGGGTGCCGAAAAGCTCGTCGAGGGCGACAAGAAAACCCCGGTCGGCGTCTATCACGTCACCGCCAATCTGCCCCGCCAAAAACTGGCGGACCTCTACGGCAGCGGCGCTTTCCCGCTCAATTACCCGAACGAATGGGACAAGCGGCAGGGCCGCAATGGTAGCGGCATCTGGCTGCACGGCACGCCCTCCGACACCTTCTCGCGCCCACCACGCGCCTCCGACGGCTGCGTTGTTCTGACCAATCAGGATCTCGACGTCGTCGCCAAGAACCTGCAGGTCGGTCTGACACCAGTCATCATCAGCAACTCGGTCGAATGGCTGTCGCTCGACGACTGGGCCAAGGAGCGCCGGGAACTGAACCAATCGATCGATGCCTGGCGCGCCGACTGGGAAAGCCGCGATTCAGAACGTTACCTGGGACATTACTCGACGCGCTTCAAAACCGGCGATCAAGGTTACGCCGAATTCGCCGCCCAGAAAAAACAGGTCAATGCCAGCAAGGAATGGATCAAGCTGAAGATCGACAATCTTTCCGTCCTGCGCAATCCAGGCAAGGAAGAAGTCGTCGTCGTCACCTTCGACCAGGATTACCGCAGCAACAACCTCAACAACCAGATGAAAAAACGACAGTACTGGCTGCGTGAAGACGGCCAGTGGAAAATCATTTACGAAGGAAGCGCCTGATGTTCAAGAAAATCTCCCTGCTTGCCACCGGCCTGCTTGCATCGCTCGCCGTATGGGCGGCGCCGACCATCGAAATGACCACCAACCTCGGCAAGATCACACTCGAACTCTTCCCCGAAAAAGCGCCGAAAACGGTTGAAATGTTCCTTTACAACGCCAAGCACGGCTTTTACGAGGCGACCATTTTCCATCGCGTCATTGACGGCTTCATGATCCAGGGTGGCGGTTTCAGCCGGGCCATGGAAGAAAAGAAGACCTTGACCCCGGCCCTGCAGAACGAAGCCAACAACGGCCTGACCAATGATCGCGGCACCGTCGCCATGGCACGTACGGGTGACCCGCATTCGGCCCGCGTCCAGTTCTTCATCAACCTAAAAAACAACGACTTCCTCAACCACCGGACAGCCGCCGACCCGCGCGGCTGGGGCTATGCCGTCTTCGGCAAGGTTACCCAGGGCATGGATGTCGTCGACAAGATCGCCAAGGTGCCAACCGGCAACGCTGGCTATTACGAAAACGTTCCGACCACGCCGGTGGTCATTCAGAACGTCAAAATCATCTCCGAAAAATAAGGATTACCCAATGATCAAGCTCACCACCAACCACGGTGTCATCACCCTCAACCTGGACGCCGAAAAGGCCCCGAAGACCGTTGCCAACTTCATTTCCTACGTTGAAGCCGGTCACTACAACAACACCATCTTCCACCGTGTCATCAAGAACTTCATGATCCAGGGTGGCGGCATGGAACCGGGCATGAACCAGAAGCCGTGCCAGGCCCCGATCGAGAACGAAGCCGCCAACGGCCTCAAGAACAAGCGCGGCACTATCGCCATGGCCCGCACCGGTGACCCGCACTCGGCCACCGCCCAGTTCTTCATCAATACCGTGGACAACGATTTCCTCGACTTCAAGTCGCCGTCCGGTCAGGGCTGGGGCTACTGCGTCTTCGGCGAAGTCGTTGAAGGCCTGGATGTGGTCGACAAGATCCGCGCCGTTGCCACCGGCAACAAGGGCTTCCATCAGGATGTGCCGAAAGAAGACGTGATCATCGAGAAGGCCGAGATCGTTTGATCTTCTTCATCTCCGATCTGCACCTGTCGCCCCGGTCACCCGGGGCGACTCGTTTGTTCCTGCGCTTTCTGGCTGGCCGTGCCCGGCAAGCCGAGGCGCTGTACATTCTCGGCGATCTCTTCGAGGTCTGGGTTGGCGACGACATCAACGACCCCTACGCGGCGCAGATCACGGCAGCCCTGCGGGAAGCCAGCCAAGCCGGCCTGAAAATCTGCTTCATGCATGGCAACCGCGACTTTGCCATCGGCGAGCAGTTCGCCACGGCGGCGGGCATTTCGCTCCTACCCGACCCCTACGAACTGGTCCTGCCCGAATGGTCTTTCGTGCTCGCCCACGGCGATGCGCTATGCCTCGACGACCACGCCTACATGACCTATCGCGCCAAGGTGCGCGACCCCGAATGGCAGCGAAAAATGCGCGCCAAACCACGCTTTCTGCGCAGCCTCCTTGGTCGTTACATCCGCTGGCGCAGTGCCCGCCGCAAGCGTGACCAGGCCTATGTTTACGCCGACCTCAATGGTCCGGCCACCGACGACTTCCTGCGCGAACACGGCTACGCCACCTTCATCCACGGCCATACCCACCGTCCGGAAAAGCACGACCATATCGTCGACGGTATCCACGTCGAACGCTGGGTACTCGCCGACTGGCACGAAACACACGGCGAAGCACTACGCTGGGATGGCGAGGCACTGAGTCGCGAAGCCGTCACCCTTGAAAGCTGAGAAAACCTTAGTGTCGACTGCTGCAACAGGCAACATCCGGGCGCTGAAAATCCTGCGCGATGTCTTCGGCTATCCCGCCTTTCGCGGCGCCCAGGCCGAGATCATCGACCACATCGGCGAAGGCGGCGACGCCCTCGTCCTCATGCCGACCGGCGGCGGCAAGAGCCTCTGTTACCAGATCCCGGCCCTGCTGCGCAGCGGCTGCGCCATTGTCGTCTCGCCGCTCATCGCCCTCATGCAGGACCAGGTCGACGCCCTGACCCAGTTGGGCGTCAAGGCGGCCTGCCTTAATTCCACCCTCGACTGGCGCGAAGCGCAGGCGATCGAACAACAGATGTTCGCCGGCGACATCGACCTCGTCTATATTGCCCCCGAACGCCTGCTCCTTGAGCGCAGCCTGTCGATGCTCGACGCCCTTTACGAAGCCGGCAAGCTCGCCCTCTTCGCCATCGACGAAGCGCACTGCGTGTCGCAATGGGGTCACGACTTCCGGCCGGAATACCTGCAACTGTCGACCCTGCACGAGCGCTACCCGAACATCCCGCGCATTGCGCTGACGGCGACCGCCGACAAGGCGACGCAGAACGAAATGCTGGTCCGCCTCGGCCTGACCGAAGCACGCGTTTTCCTGTCCAGCTTCGACCGCCCCAATATCCGCTACACCGTGGTCGAAAAGGACAATGCCAAGAAGCAGTTGCTCGGCTTCCTGGCCGGGCGCCAGGGCCAGGCCGGCATCGTCTATTGCCTGTCGCGGAAAAAAGTCGAAGAGACCGCCGACTGGCTGTCGGCCCAGGGCTACCCGGCCCTGCCCTACCACGCCGGCCTGCCCGCCCTGACCCGCGCCGCCAATCAGCGCCGCTTCCTGCGCGAGGAAGGCCTCATCATGTGCGCCACCATCGCCTTCGGCATGGGCATCGACAAGCCCGACGTCCGCTTCGTCGCCCACCTCGACCTGCCCAAGAGCATCGAGGCCTATTATCAGGAAACCGGCCGCGCCGGGCGGGACGGCGAACCGGCCGAGGCTTGGATGGCCTATGGCATGCAGGACGTCGCCCTGCAACACGCGCGCATCGCCGAATCGGGCGCCGGGGAGGGCCAGAAAATCCTCGAATCGCAACGCCTGACCGCCCTGCTCTCCTACTGCGAAGCGCCGCGCTGCCGGCGCCAGGTGCTGCTCAATTATTTCGCCGAAGAACGCCAGCCCTGCGGCAATTGTGATGTCTGCATCGAGCCGCCAGAGCTGTGGGATGGCACGCAGGCAGCACAAAAAGCCCTGTCGGCCATTTTCCGTACCGGCATGCGCTTTGGTGTCACGCATCTGACCGATGTCCTGCGCGGCAAGGCCACCGACAAGATCAAACAATGGAATCACGACCAGTTGCCGACATTCGGCGTCGGTGCCGATCTCGATGATCACGGCTGGAAAAGTGTTTTTCGCCAACTGGCCGCCGCCGGACTGGTCCATGTTGATATGGCCGAACACGGGGCCCTGCAACTCACCGATGCTGCCCGCGAAGTGCTCAAGGGGCAGCGCAGCGTACAACTGCGCCGGACAGCCCGCCGCAAAGCCACGTCATCGTCGTCGAAAAGCAGTAGCACCGCGGCCCACAGTGCCCTGTCATCGGCGGA
The DNA window shown above is from Dechloromonas sp. HYN0024 and carries:
- a CDS encoding UDP-2,3-diacylglucosamine diphosphatase, producing the protein MIFFISDLHLSPRSPGATRLFLRFLAGRARQAEALYILGDLFEVWVGDDINDPYAAQITAALREASQAGLKICFMHGNRDFAIGEQFATAAGISLLPDPYELVLPEWSFVLAHGDALCLDDHAYMTYRAKVRDPEWQRKMRAKPRFLRSLLGRYIRWRSARRKRDQAYVYADLNGPATDDFLREHGYATFIHGHTHRPEKHDHIVDGIHVERWVLADWHETHGEALRWDGEALSREAVTLES
- a CDS encoding peptidylprolyl isomerase, yielding MFKKISLLATGLLASLAVWAAPTIEMTTNLGKITLELFPEKAPKTVEMFLYNAKHGFYEATIFHRVIDGFMIQGGGFSRAMEEKKTLTPALQNEANNGLTNDRGTVAMARTGDPHSARVQFFINLKNNDFLNHRTAADPRGWGYAVFGKVTQGMDVVDKIAKVPTGNAGYYENVPTTPVVIQNVKIISEK
- a CDS encoding peptidylprolyl isomerase — encoded protein: MIKLTTNHGVITLNLDAEKAPKTVANFISYVEAGHYNNTIFHRVIKNFMIQGGGMEPGMNQKPCQAPIENEAANGLKNKRGTIAMARTGDPHSATAQFFINTVDNDFLDFKSPSGQGWGYCVFGEVVEGLDVVDKIRAVATGNKGFHQDVPKEDVIIEKAEIV
- the recQ gene encoding DNA helicase RecQ; the encoded protein is MSTAATGNIRALKILRDVFGYPAFRGAQAEIIDHIGEGGDALVLMPTGGGKSLCYQIPALLRSGCAIVVSPLIALMQDQVDALTQLGVKAACLNSTLDWREAQAIEQQMFAGDIDLVYIAPERLLLERSLSMLDALYEAGKLALFAIDEAHCVSQWGHDFRPEYLQLSTLHERYPNIPRIALTATADKATQNEMLVRLGLTEARVFLSSFDRPNIRYTVVEKDNAKKQLLGFLAGRQGQAGIVYCLSRKKVEETADWLSAQGYPALPYHAGLPALTRAANQRRFLREEGLIMCATIAFGMGIDKPDVRFVAHLDLPKSIEAYYQETGRAGRDGEPAEAWMAYGMQDVALQHARIAESGAGEGQKILESQRLTALLSYCEAPRCRRQVLLNYFAEERQPCGNCDVCIEPPELWDGTQAAQKALSAIFRTGMRFGVTHLTDVLRGKATDKIKQWNHDQLPTFGVGADLDDHGWKSVFRQLAAAGLVHVDMAEHGALQLTDAAREVLKGQRSVQLRRTARRKATSSSSKSSSTAAHSALSSADEVLFQLLRSWRSDTAKEQAVPAYVILHDKTLRELAEVRPTSHGMLAGITGMGSAKIEHYGEELLNLIRNEG
- a CDS encoding murein L,D-transpeptidase family protein, whose amino-acid sequence is MKFGRKLALSGLAVALAAGAAVRLKDQSASTPVTINELSAIALTRPAPAAPAAPTRDAGLPLVVSDSGPEETLTRIFAEIEGNRLSNALQLTENLLRQHPNYRLAHLIRGDLLLARTQPIQTFGALSGAPADKVADLRAEAIARLTAYREKPPADFVPRYLLQMQPDQRFAIVVDTKRSRLYLYENDIKNGGQPRFVADYYVTQGKLGAEKLVEGDKKTPVGVYHVTANLPRQKLADLYGSGAFPLNYPNEWDKRQGRNGSGIWLHGTPSDTFSRPPRASDGCVVLTNQDLDVVAKNLQVGLTPVIISNSVEWLSLDDWAKERRELNQSIDAWRADWESRDSERYLGHYSTRFKTGDQGYAEFAAQKKQVNASKEWIKLKIDNLSVLRNPGKEEVVVVTFDQDYRSNNLNNQMKKRQYWLREDGQWKIIYEGSA